A portion of the Stigmatopora argus isolate UIUO_Sarg chromosome 15, RoL_Sarg_1.0, whole genome shotgun sequence genome contains these proteins:
- the tacc3 gene encoding transforming acidic coiled-coil-containing protein 3: MSSVDVNDENRVLCPRGTKHGSTSDIFDLEQPTGRPSILRQTENLPSKTVPKGIKVCFQTPRRDPLTKKIVSPTNSVKMTSVDDTLPQEKLEHITQEPSTYPEDNVPIQSKGSYQFDFDNLDNMNPFAGSNKMILSPPGSVKNPSPKQPDSTHEEPTNKCDTTLDETLPFTCSAENSLVNNSAEVGSTDSSVITIKLPAVEQESRGGTPDQSVTMMTPRGDEKEPGGFDEDAALPSKGSYDFDLGDIDTMDPFKSCSSKIQNSPVPVGQKLESKQEAPIKPADEDVPTAVKPIATVNPLSCAEVADSEMLTVASPTEKPPNTLEFDFDSDQVKRKSQPKKSLPDNKVPDVKLAAGDTADKIETSCDDQGSPCNMEKPINNLAEAPQASLPNFTEMFVPGTEFMVNNFEGQIDYLEQFGSSGFKESALRKQSLYLKFDPLLKESPKKCGGGPMIPLLISRPTFASRCETQAMAESSSEAPMPQIHNSSLPTYPRLASTADIIDVLKYSQKDMDAAIARVQAEAKEKEQLMSDKYNQLQRDSQEMRKIVAEFELIIAKMTADHEKVCEEFQTKLDKVLLEKDTVSGDLNDTERSLSDVFRRLEKYKEILEGYKKNEETLKGCAQDYMVRLKKEETRYQTLKAHAEEKITQANEVIAEVRSKKKAEISALQIQLRREQMKVQSLEKNLDQKVKEAEELTKLCDELISNAQNG, translated from the exons ATGAGCTCTGTTGACGTGAACGATGAGAATCGGGTACTTTGCCCCAGAGGAACAAAACACGGCAGCACGAGTGACATTTTCGACCTGGAACAGCCGACCGGGAGGCCGTCCATCTTGCGTCAGACTGAAAACCTCCCGAGCAAGACAGTGCCAAAGGGCATAAAG GTTTGTTTCCAAACTCCAAGAAGAGACCCACTCACTAAAAAGATCGTTTCACCTACAAATTCAGTGAAAATGACAAGCGTGGATGA TACTTTGCCACAAGAGAAACTGGAGCATATCACGCAAG AGCCATCAACCTATCCCGAAGACAATGTCCCGATACAAAGCAAAGGAAGTTACCAATTTGACTTCGACAACTTGGACAACATGAACCCTTTCGCTGGCTCTAATAAGATGATCCTGTCACCCCCGGGGTCTGTTAAGAACCCTTCTCCCAAACAACCAGACAGCACACATGAGGAGCCCACCAACAAGTGCGATACAACTCTAGACGAGACCCTTCCCTTCACCTGTTCTGCGGAGAACTCCCTTGTCAACAACTCGGCTGAAGTCGGCTCTACGGACAGCAGCGTGATCACAATCAAGCTTCCGGCCGTAGAGCAAGAGTCGCGCGGCGGGACGCCCGATCAGTCCGTGACGATGATGACCCCAAGAGGTGACGAAAAGGAACCTGGCGGATTTGACGAAGACGCCGCCCTGCCTTCCAAAGGATCCTATGACTTTGATTTGGGCGACATCGATACAATGGATCCATTTAAATCCTGCAGTTCCAAAATCCAGAATTCCCCTGTGCCCGTGGGGCAAAAGTTAGAAAGTAAACAAGAGGCGCCGATCAAGCCCGCAGATGAAGACGTGCCAACTGCCGTGAAGCCTATTGCTACCGTGAATCCCTTATCTTGTGCTGAAGTGGCTGATTCAGAGATGTTAACGGTGGCCTCGCCGACTGAGAAACCCCCAAATACTCTGGAGTTTGACTTTGACAGTGACCAGGTCAAAAGGAAATCTCAGCCCAAGAAGTCTTTGCCTGACAACAAGGTCCCAGATGTCAAGTTGGCAGCTGGAGATACTGCAGAT AAAATTGAGACCTCATGTGATGACCAGGGTTCACCTTGCAACATGGAAAAGCCTATAAACAATTTGGCTGAAGCACCACAGGCCAGCTTGCCAAATTTCACTGAAATGTTTGTACCTGGGACTGAAT TTATGGTCAACAACTTTGAGGGCCAAATTGACTACCTGGAACAATTTGGCTCAAGCGGG TTCAAGGAGTCTGCACTGCGTAAACAGTCACTGTATCTTAAATTTGACCCCCTGCTGAAAGAAAGTCCAAAAAAATGTGGAGGAGGCCCTATGATTCCACTACTGATTTCTCGCCCCACTTTTGCGTCACG GTGCGAAACGCAAGCAATGGCTGAATCATCTTCCGAAGCTCCA ATGCCCCAAATCCACAATAGCTCCCTTCCGACCTATCCGAGGCTTGCAAGCACGGCGGACATTATTGATGTTCTGAAGTACAGTCAGAAAGACATGGACGCCGCCATTGCCAGAGTGCAAGCTGAG GCAAAAGAAAAAGAGCAGCTCATGTCTGACAAGTACAACCAATTGCAACGTGACAGTCAAGAAATGAG GAAAATTGTTGCTGAATTTGAGCTTATCATTGCAAAAATGACAG CGGACCATGAGAAAGTGTGTGAGGAATTTCAAACCAAGTTGGACAAAGTCCTGCTGGAGAAGGACACCGTCTCCGGCGACCTCAACGACACAGAAAGATCCCTCTCGGATGTTTTTAGACGGCTGGAAAAGTACAAGGAGATCCTCGAGGGTTACAAAAAG AATGAGGAGACCCTGAAAGGGTGTGCTCAAGACTATATGGTGAGACTCAAAAAGGAGGAGACGCGCTACCAAACTCTCAAAGCTCACGCCGAGGAGAAAATCACCCA GGCTAATGAGGTCATAGCTGAGGTGCGCTCTAAGAAGAAGGCAGAGATATCAGCGTTGCAAATCCAGTTGCGCCGTGAGCAGATGAAGGTGCAATCTTTGGAAAAGAATCTGGACCAGAAG GTGAAAGAAGCAGAGGAGCTGACCAAACTCTGCGATGAACTTATAAGCAATGCCCAGAATGGATGA